GCCTGCCGGAAATTTCCGGGAAGGTTGATGACGGGCTGAAGAGAGTCACGCACCTGAGATTGTATTTTCCGCTGTGGAGTTTGCCGCAATAACTTTCCGGGCTAAGTCGCATACCATTTCGCGCAGTTCATCCGGGGCTTTGACCGTTATCCCGGGGGAACATGACAGTATCCACCTTGCGGCCTCCTCAAGATCTGGGATTGTCGCAGTAAGCTCTATAGTGTCATCATTGAGGCGCGTTATTCTCTGCGTGGGATGGCGTTTCATTTCGCTGACGATTGAGGCCATCGGCTCGCGGATTTCGAGTCTTATCGTGTGCCGGAGCTGTCCGCCTTTCACGTACCATGAAGACTGCCTGAAGATTTCCGGGCTGTAGTCATCAGGAGGTGGGATAAATTTCCCGTCATCAGGGATAATTATCCTCTCAATTCTCGACAGCCTGAAGGTCAGAATCCTTTCTCCGTCCCCGGCGGCCATGTACCACGAGTGAGCCTTGAAGAACATATCGTAGGGGGAAATTCTGTGAGTCTTCACCTTCCTGTCTCCGTACGGCGAAATGTAGTCTATCTCTATCGCTTCATGCTCGTGTATCGCCTCTAATACCGTCTCAAAGACCCACGGCTTTATGCCTGAAACAGGGTGCTGAATTGTCGTAAGTCCGGCTAGAATCTCGCCCAGCTCCACAAAACTGTCCGGGACAATCTCCGCGATTTTGTGCCATAATTCCCTGCAGTGACTCTTGAAGTCAGGCACGAAATGACTCGCCATTCCCAAGCCTATGCACAGTGCTGAAATGTCGTTCATGTTCAGACTCAGCGACATAAGGAACTCGCCTTCATACGTCATGCAGTAACGCCGTGGATAATCGCGCCTGAATGTGATTCCGGCTTTGTACTCGTCCCGCAGTAACCGTATATCATCCTGAAGAGCGCGCCGCCCGGAGTATTCGCAGTGTGTGATGAGGTCTGAGACTTCCGCGCCTGCCTCACCCTTTTTGCGGAGGTATGCCGCCAGTTTCAGGAGCCGCCGTATTCTTACGGACGAAATTTCGCGACCCATCAGCCGAAAAAGCGGGCGACAATGTCAAGAATCCTGTCGACCTGCGTGGAGTCCTTAACGCCTGTCTTGCACCACACCGCGAAATGCTCGCAGTTGTTCAGCGCAAGATTGTAGCCGCCCTCGCCGAGTTTGCTTCTTGCGCGTCTCACGGTCTCTTCTCCGCTGTAAAGGTGGTAATCCATCATCTTTATGACGCGGATTAACTGTAGAATTTTGGCGAGTCCCTTAACGCCGGGGATTACGGGAAAATTATTCGGGTGTTCGGGAAAGTTGCAGACGCTGAAATCCTCTGAGCCGTTCAGGAACTCCGCTAATGTCGTCTCGCGCACAATGCCGTTGAAGTCGTCCGGGCCTGTCGCGCCTGTGTAGTGAATGACGCGGCCGGGGTCAGCGTAGACTCCGTAGTGGGAATATAGTCCCCTATTCACGCGGAGAACATCGCCGTTTTTTGGACTGGGTTTCATTTGCCGATCATCTCCCCGCATGAATTGAGCAGGAATTTCACTACGTCATCGAGAGTCATATTGTCAGTACAGACATGAATCAGGCCGGGAAGTTTCATGTAAACATCCTGCGCTT
This genomic stretch from Synergistaceae bacterium harbors:
- a CDS encoding WYL domain-containing protein, producing the protein MGREISSVRIRRLLKLAAYLRKKGEAGAEVSDLITHCEYSGRRALQDDIRLLRDEYKAGITFRRDYPRRYCMTYEGEFLMSLSLNMNDISALCIGLGMASHFVPDFKSHCRELWHKIAEIVPDSFVELGEILAGLTTIQHPVSGIKPWVFETVLEAIHEHEAIEIDYISPYGDRKVKTHRISPYDMFFKAHSWYMAAGDGERILTFRLSRIERIIIPDDGKFIPPPDDYSPEIFRQSSWYVKGGQLRHTIRLEIREPMASIVSEMKRHPTQRITRLNDDTIELTATIPDLEEAARWILSCSPGITVKAPDELREMVCDLARKVIAANSTAENTISGA
- a CDS encoding lecithin retinol acyltransferase family protein; translated protein: MKPSPKNGDVLRVNRGLYSHYGVYADPGRVIHYTGATGPDDFNGIVRETTLAEFLNGSEDFSVCNFPEHPNNFPVIPGVKGLAKILQLIRVIKMMDYHLYSGEETVRRARSKLGEGGYNLALNNCEHFAVWCKTGVKDSTQVDRILDIVARFFG